From Candidatus Dormiibacterota bacterium:
GCGGCGGCGCCGGGGGTCACCTCGGTGTGGGGCACCTCGACGCGGCCGCCGTCGGGCAGCACCACGGTGTGCACCACCGCTCCGGCGGGCACCAGCGCCGGCCAGTACACCCCGTAGGCGGTCTCGGAGGTCGGCGGCGAGGTCGGGAAGAAGCCCGCGTAGCTCGCCAGCGCCAGCTCCATGGTGGCGTTCGAGAAGGCGCGGCCGACGGCGCGCGGGTCGGGGTCCTTCACGGTGACCCGCAGCAGCGCGGTGCCGGCCTCGTTGCTCTCGGCGTCGGGCCGGTCGGTGCGCAGCAGCCGCACGTCGGTCTCGGCGAAGCGCTCGCGGCCGCCGAGGATGCCGAAGAGCAGCTCCTCCGCGTGGCGCGCCTTCGCCTCGATGTCGAGGCCGGTGAGCACCATCGTCATGGTGTTGCGGTAGCCGCCGAGATAGTTGAGGCACACCTTGAGGTCCGGCGGCGCCGGCTCGCCGCGCACCCCGTCGACGCGCACCCGGTCGGGGCCGTCCTGGGTGAGCCGCACGCTGTCGAAGCGGGCGACCACGTCGGGGTTGGCGTACGCCGGCGCCCCGATCTCGTAGAGCAGCTGCGCGGTCACCGTGCCCACCGAGACCAGGCCGCCCGTCCCCGGGTGCTTGGTGATGACCGAGCCGCCGTCCGCGGCCACCTCGGCGATGGGGAAGCCGGGATAGCGGCGGTCGGTGATCTCATCGAGGAACGCATAGTTGCCGCCGGTGCACTGCGGTCCGCACTCGATGATGTGGCCGGCGACCACGGCGCCGGCGAGCGCGTCCCAGTCGGTGCGCTGCCAGCCGTGCCACCAGGCGGCGGGACCGACGGCGAGCGAGGCGTCGGTGACCCGCGGGCAGACCACCACGTCGGCGCCGGCGCGCAGGCCCTCGACGATCCCCCAGGCGCCCAGGTAGGCGTTGGCGCTCACCGGCTGCAGCTCCTCGCCGAGCGGGCGGCCGGTCTCGAGGTGGTCGAGCCGCACCCCGGCGTCGCGCAGCTCGCCGAGCCGGGGGAGCAGGTCGTCGCCCTCGACGTGGGCGATCCGCGGGTGCAGGCCGAGCCTGGCGGCGAGGTCGCGCAGCGCCGCCGCCAGCCCGGCGGGGTCGAGGCCGCCGGCGTTGCTCACCACCCGGATACCGCGGTCGAGGCAGGTGCCGAGCACCTCCTCCATCTGCCGCAGGAAGGTGGTCGCATAGCCGGCGCCGGTGCGCTCCCGCGCCTTCCAGAGGATGAGCATGGTCAGCTCGGCGAGGTAGTCGCCGCAGAGCACGTCGA
This genomic window contains:
- a CDS encoding acyclic terpene utilization AtuA family protein; this translates as MTEPRRPVRIANCSGFYGDRLAAAREMVEGGPIDVLCGDYLAELTMLILWKARERTGAGYATTFLRQMEEVLGTCLDRGIRVVSNAGGLDPAGLAAALRDLAARLGLHPRIAHVEGDDLLPRLGELRDAGVRLDHLETGRPLGEELQPVSANAYLGAWGIVEGLRAGADVVVCPRVTDASLAVGPAAWWHGWQRTDWDALAGAVVAGHIIECGPQCTGGNYAFLDEITDRRYPGFPIAEVAADGGSVITKHPGTGGLVSVGTVTAQLLYEIGAPAYANPDVVARFDSVRLTQDGPDRVRVDGVRGEPAPPDLKVCLNYLGGYRNTMTMVLTGLDIEAKARHAEELLFGILGGRERFAETDVRLLRTDRPDAESNEAGTALLRVTVKDPDPRAVGRAFSNATMELALASYAGFFPTSPPTSETAYGVYWPALVPAGAVVHTVVLPDGGRVEVPHTEVTPGAAAPVRLEPGPVPSPPPAGPLLRVPLGRLFGARSGDKGGNANLGVWARGDAAWAWLREHLTTDRLRALLPEAAALEVRRYELPRVRALNFVIVGLLGEGVASSTRFDPQAKGLGEWLRSRTVELPEELLTGA